A window from Triticum aestivum cultivar Chinese Spring chromosome 6D, IWGSC CS RefSeq v2.1, whole genome shotgun sequence encodes these proteins:
- the LOC123143451 gene encoding beta-1,4-mannosyl-glycoprotein 4-beta-N-acetylglucosaminyltransferase: protein MAGSSDYQPFNLAARVVGKRRRLIPAKLKSAIPAIALLLSAVAIVGAITQYHRSITYFLRPLWDTPPKPFTVIPHYYAPNTSMAELCALHGWRARASPRRVFDAVLFNNELDILEIRYRELLPYVHKLVILEANATFTGIPKPLSFAENLERFAFARSKIVYDRLPIATPGSSPGRRREEPFDLEARHRRALNALLRRSGVAGGDVVIMADADEIPSPETVQLLRWCDGVPPVMHLQLENYVYSFEFPVDRGSWRATAHLFSERRTAYQHSRQSDLMLADAGWHCSFCFREIAEFAFKMKAYSHADRVRRQSFLDPERIQRVVCAADDLFDMLPEEYTFRDLFTKMGPIPRSASAMHLPSYLIKNAHRFRFLLPGGCLRSG, encoded by the coding sequence ATGGCCGGAAGCTCGGATTATCAGCCTTTTAACCTGGCAGCAAGAGTCGTAGGAAAGAGGCGACGACTCATACCTGCCAAGTTGAAGTCGGCGATACCCGCCATTGCTCTGCTTCTGTCGGCGGTGGCCATTGTTGGTGCCATAACCCAGTACCACCGGAGCATCACCTACTTCCTGCGGCCGCTGTGGGACACGCCGCCCAAGCCCTTCACCGTCATCCCGCACTACTACGCCCCCAACACCTCCATGGCCGAGCTGTGCGCGCTCCACGGCTGGCGCGCCCGCGCCTCCCCTCGCCGCGTCTTCGACGCCGTCCTCTTCAACAACGAGCTGGACATCCTGGAGATCCGGTACCGCGAGCTGCTCCCCTACGTCCACAAGCTGGTCATCCTGGAGGCCAACGCCACCTTCACCGGCATCCCCAAGCCGCTCTCCTTCGCCGAGAACCTGGAGCGCTTCGCGTTCGCGAGGTCCAAGATCGTCTACGACAGGCTCCCCATCGCCACACCGGGGTCATCGCCAGGTCGCCGCCGGGAAGAGCCGTTCGACCTGGAAGCCAGGCACCGGCGCGCGCTGAACGCGCTGCTGCGGCGGTCGGGCGTCGCGGGCGGGGACGTGGTGATCATGGCGGACGCGGACGAGATCCCGAGCCCGGAGACGGTGCAGCTGCTGCGGTGGTGCGACGGGGTGCCGCCGGTGATGCACCTGCAGCTGGAGAACTACGTCTACTCCTTCGAGTTCCCCGTGGACCGCGGCAGCTGGAGGGCGACGGCGCACCTCTTCAGCGAGCGGCGCACGGCGTACCAGCACTCCCGGCAGAGCGACCTGATGCTAGCGGACGCCGGGTGGCACTGCAGCTTCTGCTTCAGGGAGATCGCCGAGTTTGCGTTCAAGATGAAGGCGTACAGCCACGCGGACCGGGTGAGGCGGCAGAGCTTCCTCGACCCGGAGAGGATCCAGCGGGTCGTATGTGCCGCCGACGACCTGTTCGACATGCTCCCCGAGGAGTACACCTTCAGGGATCTCTTCACGAAGATGGGGCCAATACCCAGGTCGGCGTCGGCCATGCACCTGCCTTCCTATTTGATCAAGAACGCACACAGATTCAGGTTCTTGCTTCCTGGTGGATGCTTGAGATCAGGTTAA
- the LOC123143450 gene encoding uncharacterized protein yields the protein MTTTSFLPRSAAAPPLDDDDLLFEILLRLPPQPSSLPRASLVCRRWRSLLSDPAFRRRFRIHHRRSPPLLGFIDANQGITFQPALDAPDRLPRGHFSLNLDDRYMTLGWRHGLALFFLPIPLQVVVWDPVAGVQHRLAVPPGFGFHPLENPINGTVLRAAGDIDHFQVVLVSSDGKQPRRALARVYSSETGVWGDSISCPVPLVSMVHIGEPAVLAGNCIYWLVSASNILEFDLERQTLAVTLLPAQVLTSRNRHVSVIRVEGGEMGLLVVSGFIAQLWKRETDSHGDVSWSIGRTIELDKLLPRNSEKEPPNMIGYAEENNVAFFWTVGGVFMVHLESLQLKKLPVTGIAYRYYPFEIVYTPGIGGGHEGVEVVRHLWWTRWRQYIRQLFS from the exons ATGACGACGACCAGCTTCCTCCCCCGCTCCGCGGCAGCGCCGCCGCTGGACGACGACGACCTGCTCTtcgagatcctcctccgcctccccccgCAGCCGTCCTCCCTCCCGCGCGCCTCCCTCGTCTGCAGGCGCTGGCGCAGCCTCCTCTCCGACCCCGCcttccgccgccgcttccgcatccACCACCGCCGCAGCCCTCCGCTCCTCGGCTTCATCGACGCGAACCAGGGCATCACCTTCCAGCCAGCCCTGGACGCCCCCGACCGCCTCCCCCGCGGCCACTTCTCCCTCAACCTCGACGACCGCTACATGACCCTCGGATGGCGCCACGGCCTCGCGCTCTTCTTCCTCCCGATCCCGCTCCAGGTCGTCGTGTGGGACCCCGTCGCCGGCGTCCAGCACCGCCTGGCTGTACCCCCGGGGTTCGGGTTCCACCCGTTGGAGAACCCGATCAACGGGACGGTGCTCCGCGCCGCCGGAGACATcgaccacttccaggtggtctTGGTAAGCAGCGACGGGAAGCAACCTAGAAGGGCGCTCGCCCGCGTTTACTCGTCGGAGACCGGCGTATGGGGTGATTCCATCTCGTGCCCGGTTCCATTGGTGTCTATGGTTCATATAGGCGAGCCCGCTGTACTGGCGGGGAATTGCATTTATTGGTTGGTTTCAGCATCGAATATCCTCGAGTTTGATTTGGAGAGGCAGACCCTAGCTGTGACATTGTTGCCAGCGCAGGTGCTCACCAGCCGCAATCGCCATGTCTCGGTTATTCGGGTGGAGGGTGGTGAGATGGGTCTCCTCGTCGTGTCAGGCTTCATCGCCCAATTATGGAAGAGGGAAACAGACTCGCATGGCGATGTTTCTTGGAGCATTGGAAGAACTATTGAACTGGACAAGTTACTTCCCCGAAATTCAGAGAAAGAGCCACCAAATATGATAGGTTATGCGGAGGAAAATAATGTGGCGTTCTTCTGGACAGTTGGTGGTGTCTTCATGGTCCACCTTGAGTCATTGCAGCTCAAGAAACTTCCTGTCACCGGCATCGCTTATCGTTACTATCCATTCGAAATTGTCTATACTCCAG GCATTGGTGGTGGACACGAGGGAGTGGAAGTTGTGAGGCATTTGTGGTGGACACGGTGGAGACAATACATAAGACAATTATTCAGTTAG